Part of the Nicotiana sylvestris chromosome 2, ASM39365v2, whole genome shotgun sequence genome, ATCAGAGATAAATAAAAAGTGTATCAATGGTTACTGGTTAGGAAAATGAGATGAGCTCAAAATCCCAGTCCCTGGTTCTGTAATTTCATGAAGAGAAGAGGGGTAAAGTTGACAGGACGCAAATACAACCTGTCACCCATAAGTTTACAGGTTGGCAATGCAGTGCCCTATACTGCTATTATGGCAATAACAAACTCTAAATCCAAATTCAAAAGTCACCTCTTTAATTACTTTCCCTTAAAACCAATTTCCTTTTaattttttcaaatgataaaatattgACGTGGCGTCTTGGTTCATTATTCAATAATCAATACAGTTCATTTATCACCTCCTATTTATACCTCACTTTTTCTTGCCTTTTTCCTCGTTCAGTCTTCTCCAACAAGTGTTCTTAATTTCCTCTATTCTTCATTCGCTCACTGAGTTTGAATTATATAAATTTAGCGAAAAATGGGTATTTGCAGTTCGTGTGAATCTACATCTATTGCTACAGCCAAATTGATATTACAAGACGGAAGATTACAAGAGTTTCCATATCCAGTTAAAGCTTCATTTTTATTACAAAGAGATCCAACAATATTCATATGTAATTCGGACGAAATGGAATTTGGTGATGTGGTTTCTGCAATTAGTGCTGACGAAGAGCTTCAACCGGGTCAACTTTATTTTGCTTTGCCTTTGAGCAATCTGAAGCGGAGGCTTAAGGCTGAGGAAATGGCTGCATTAGCCGTTAAGGCTAGTTCTGCTTTGAGCAATTGCGGCAGTGAAAAATACGGCTCAGATTTCTTAGTAGAGAAAAAGGGTAAAGGGGTAAATAATAACGATTCTGCGACGGCGGAACTGAGAAGAGCGAGGAGTACTGGTGGTAGTGGGAGGAGAGGGAAGTTTACGGCGAGGTTAAGTGCAATACCTGAGTAGTAGAGTtaatttttggggaaaatgttcaTTTTTTTTCTGTGAATAGTAGAAATTAGTTGAGATTAATATTCAAATACTGCTCTCTGATTAGTGGGTGGTTCAAAATTCGATTTACTTGTTATTTTTAGATATTAAATTCTACTTGACAGCCAATGTAGGGGTTGTATCACAATTTTAATTTTACCTCTCTATGAGTTTGGTAAGCTATATAGAGTGAAATCATAACAGTACTGGTTCCATCAATTTGATTCGCTACAACTTTAATATATTATCAAACTACAGTTAATCAGTTTTAAATTAAATTTTGGTAGCATCAAGTTATCAACTTATAACTATAGGTAATCAACTTATAACTATAGGTAATCGTCACACATAAGTAGAATCAATTACCTTGAAATAAAGCAGAGAGTTTGCTGCaacctttatttttattttttgaaaacattgTTTTATTCATGGAATATGTtcatgttttgaaaaaaaattcaagttcTCAAAAATTGGTTTCtgaaattttttcttttcactcacaaaactttTCTTCACATAAAATGTATGTCAATacaatttctaaaattatttttcaatacAACTTCAAATTTTTTTCCCCCAAGTTTCAACCAAATCTATATTCAAACGCTAAATAATGTTGCGTAGGGACAACTcaatgattaaaataaaaaaaactactaTCATAATTTGAAATTTTGAATCACAGGTCATGAACTCACCATAGTCTCTTTTAGTTCTTTTCTATTCTCTCTAAACTATTTGAtaggaaacaacaacaattatctCTCAGtcctaaaataaagagagaattaAACTAATCTTAATGAATAGGATGAATTATTGCAATAGTATGGGGATTCAAAGAAAGAAAATACTGTATAAAGGTCTATTTGCAATGCTAGACGGAGAAATAAAATAGTCCTCATTAAATAGGTTACATTGCAATATGTCTCCTTCAACGAGGGCAGGAGAAACATCACAAGATTCTTTTCCATACGTATTCTTTTCCTCCACAAATGTGATTGAATACGTACATTGCCATATAAAAATATGACAATTAATTTGAGCATAAATATGTATCGtggtacatacatatatatatatgtacaaaaaaatattattatttttctattattttgagaATGGTTGTACAAtattattttcttaaaaataattgTTAAAAAGTACCATAGCTaacttttatttttaatattgtaTGATACCCCAATGGGCAATGGAAATATTACATATTCTTTTGATGTCTAATATCACTAATCCATCAGTACTATTTTCAAAAGGATAAGTTTCTTCAATATGGTAAATATTACACATTCTTTTCATGTCTAATTTAACTAATGCATCAGACCTAATTTCACAAGGTTATTCTACAAACTGTTATTTTGACTGTCTGGATGCATGGCAGCAAATATTCTTGTAGGCTAAATGACAATTTACTTTCTCAACCACTAAAATTATGAATAAGATATAGTAATTACTTTAATTTCTCCATCACTAGAATCATGCTATCAAATGTAATAGCCTTACAGCTGGAGCCATGTCAGTCTTTATCTACATTAGGACATTTGTTTTTTCCTTTGCATGTGGAGAATTACCTCCCGTGTCTCTGAGTAAATTAAAAAAGTCTGGTCATAAAATTATTACGCAAtattttaaatttgaagtgagCTAGCTAGCAAGCAAACAATGCGACAATATCATATACGACATTAAAATGAAAAAGGTAAAGGCCAGATATATCTTTTCCCATAATTATTAAAGCAAGTGGCAAAATGGTAGCGAGACTAATTAATAGGCATTTAAGCAAAAGGTCATTGGTGAAGGCTGGACCCATTTTCTTGTGTTACGCTTCAACTCTATTATCATTAGTCATTACATCACCACCAAATCTTGAGAAAAAAGGGCAAGCCAGCTAGGAGAAACCAGATGCTTCAACGTATTTCAAGTAGATGGCATTTCTATAAAGAGGTTTTTAAGTAGCTAGATGGGGAGTTTTATTTATTAACCATGCAATATTCCAATCTAGGCAGAGAGGCGGGATCCAGAATTTTCAATATATGAGTTTTGAGTTCTAGTAAAAGTAGCTTGCCGGATTCTGTACTATAAATTTTTTATACATATTCTGTGAATTTCTATACACACATACAAAAATTTGACCAAATTTGTTGGGTTCTACCGAACGTGTAGCGAATTCTAGCTCGACCTCTGTCTAGGTGCAGCACTTCTAAAATATCATGCATGGAACATTTTCTAATTCCACATATACTTGCCCGGTTTCTCATGCAGTGTAAGGTTTTACATTTTTGAACAGATTACCGCGTACCtactatttttaaatgacaaTTGGCGTTGAGTTAGTCACGTACAAATATTTTTTAACAAATTAATTATATAAATGTTTTGTGTCGGAGACATGACAGTGGATATTTGTTGTACGTATTGTAGAAGTGTACACATGCACAGTGCCATTTTGACTATGTTAAAGTACAACTCATAATCAGTATTCTGGGCATGGTTTTTACTAGTGTACGTTTCGTCGTTGCCCAATtgtcaataaaaataaaatttgtatCTTGGAAGTATGAAACGAATCgtctgttataaaataaaatgagCTAACAGTGCAAAGATTCTCTGCACTATAGTTGTGTACAGATTAAGAGCCCATTTGGATTAGCACTTACGCCTGGtttttaagtgctgaaactgattttATAAAATAAGCACTTACATATTTGAATAAAAGTATGaagctaaaaagaaattattGATCTGTTTGATAAACAAGTGCTAGTAAGCATTTTTTTCTCAATAAATGACTAAAGTGTCCTTAAATCTGATAACACTACGAAGGAGttgattttttaattttaaattgaTACGAATACAAAATACTTTTTATTTCCAGCTgcaatctttttatttattttataattatatCACTACTTTCCTtatagacaagaggggttgctttgatggtaagcaacctccacttccaaccaagaggttgtgagttcgagtcaccccaagagcaaggtggggagttcttggagggaaggatgccgaaaGTCTATTTGGAAACCATACTTGTGCTTCTTATTGATTTCATCCCATTTCAAACAGAATAGCAGTTTTTAAAGGAAATCCGCGTCATCCACTGTGCTCCAAGATATGGTCCAAACCGTACCTCTATAGGACAATTTGTCAAAACAGTAGAGAAGAATGGGTTGCGGTGGGGACTGTACAAACAAAGAAAATTGTCAAAATAACAGCAAATAGTGGTGCAAGCTTTGGATCATATATGATATAAGGCCCTGAATTGGGCTCATTTTTTATGATGCTTAAGCTGTCTTCGTTATGGACGCTAGCAATTGAAGGACCAACTCCAATAATCCCCCAGGCCAGATGAGGTTAATATTCTGGCAATGCAAATCCCTGGTGGCCATACTAGAATGTGTCGTTTTACATAGAAAAAACATCAATTGTGAATCAATCATAATATATGTCTAGTTCAACAGGATTATCAGCAGCATTTTCTAACAAAGCCATTGAATCAGACGAAAATGTTATAGAACTTTCCATCTGATGAAACAATGGAGCAATTGGTTGAGATTGAAGAGGCTGAGGAGGTAGTTGTAGCACTTCAACTTCACCTTCAAGCATTTCTATTACTTCACTCATTGAAGGGCGCTGTACCGGATTTGTTTGTATGCACCATAACGCAACTATAGTCATCTTTCTACTTATCTTCTTTTCATCTTCATTTGCTTCTTCATCCACCACAATTTCCTTCCCCTTTTTGAACTTATCATAAATCCAAGATGGAAAATATTGGCTAGAGTTTTCTTCATTTGCAACTACATTTCTCTTCATGTCCAACATTTCCATTAGCAGCATTCCAAAGCTGTAAACATCAGCTTTATAAGATATTGCTCCAATGCTTCTGCTGATCAACTCTGGAGCTACATATCCAATCGTTCCACGAGCAGCTGTAAGAGTCACAATGCTATTATCCATCGGATACAATTTAGCAAGTCCAAAGTCAGAAATCTTTGGGATGAAATTCTCATCCAGAAGAATGTTGTGAGGCTTGATGTCAAAGTGCAAAATTCGTATGTCACAGCCTCGATGCAAATACTCAATTCCTCGAGCCACTCCAACAACAATTTCATACTTCCTCTGCCAACTTAACACAGGACTTCCTTGTTGACTGGCGATGTACTTATCAAGTGATCCATTGGGCATGAAATCGTATACAAGAGCGCGCTCTGTTCCCTCAACACAATATCCCACAAGTCCAACCACATTGACATGATGAATCCTTCCAATGGTAGCTACTTCATTCATGAAATCTTGACCACCACCAGCTTTAGGCTTGCTCAACATTTTCACTGCTACATCCCCACCACTGCGAAGCTTTCCTTTATATACTTTGCCAAAACCTCCCTCACCTAATTTCTCTTTGAACCCTCTGGTCATTCTCTTTATGTGGGAGTAATTGTATCTGATTGGCATGAAATTGTTTTGTGTCTGCAGAAAGCCTTCAATCATATCATACATGGACAAATGCCTCCTTTTGAATTTGTACACCAGAAATACAATTATGAATGGTAGGCCGATCACAAATCTTGGTAGGCCGATCACCAGAAATACAATTATGAAGTATCAAGGATTCGAAGAAATTTATTTTCACAAGTTAAATTGCTATTAACAGCATTTAGCAATATAATAATTCCAATTGTTCTATTTTATGATTAGTTCACAAATTAATAATGATGGAATGCTAATCTATATATGTCACGGCCAAATAAAAAGGATAAGAGCTTAGCTTACGTATAAAATAAAGAAGTAGCGTCCGACCGTTCCCTGGTTAGATTGATGTCCAAATATTAGCAGCTTTAAACTCAGAATTAGTAGAATATATAGAGAAAATTAAAGTTGAAAAGTTTGAGTCCTCACAGCGAATCCATTGAATAAAACCTACAAAGACATCAAATAATTAAGTTATAGTGAATCCTTCCTTTTGCTAATTCGTACATATTGAAGAAGTAAACAAACATGTAAAGTACGTAGTCCTTACTCATTGACATCCTTTTTGTAACAGTCAGATTGAGATGATAAACTAGCTCAAAACCGTAGGTGATTGCTTGATAAAAATCAGAAAGGGAAATATTATTGTTGTCATGTTGAATGACGTTAGGCCAAGAGGTGAGGGCTATAAATTTCACTCTGCATCCATCGCTGACTTGAGAAGCATTCATTTCACCAATCTTTAAATAAGTCATCATGTGTGTGCTTGATTTGCAGCCAGTTATTTCAAGAAATGTAGAAGTCGTAGTATTAATAGCAAATGGACAGCTGAACATGAAGATAGGCTCTGCAACTCTTTTAATAATACTCTCTGATCCATTATTATAATATGAACGAAAACGCTTACTGCTGAATTTggcaaagtcccacatcggtgggttagccATTTGGTTGGGaaattttccctataaaagaaggcttaatgtttaggatttaaacacacctctcatttgccttctcatctgtttaaggcatttgtatcttctctctttagtattatttcacttgtatttttggagtgaaataaaatattggttgtgtccgaggagtaggcaaaattagccgaacctcgtaaattctggtgttccctttattgttgctttattgtcttatttattatttggtggctgtcataatttttggtatagtagttgtgacttattcacactatatacatttggcttccgcaacaattggtatcagagccaaggtactgtcttagtatgctctgtggttgcagcatagtctgatcttccacatcagaaaagatttatcttggtaactgtgtcaagattctgtcttagtatgctctgtggttgcagcttagtctgatcttccacaccagaaaggaaataatcttgatttgtgtcgtcagctattaaataatatttgtgtcaaagatgggagacaataaacaagaagaatctacatcaagtgtcaacaatacgtcatcattggcatcttcgcttatgacaagaattgtgtcaaatgcgaaatttgcggtagaaatatttgacgggtccggacattttgggatgtggcaaggcgaggttctagatgtcctttttcaacaagggctagatcttgctattgaagaaaagagaccagatgctattggagaagaagattggagaattatcaatcgtgttgcttgcggtaccattcgatcctaccttgctagagagcagaaatatccatacacaaaggaaacttctgcaagtagattatggaaagcactggaggataaatttttgaagaaaaacagtcaaaataaattgtacatgaagaagagactgtttcacttcacctatgttcctggtaccacgatgaatgaacatatcaccagtttcaataagttggtcacagatttgcaaaatatggatacaacttatgatgatggtgacttggccttgatgttgttggcgtcacttcctgatgagtacgagcaccttgaaactactctactccatggaaatgacgaagtttctctcagagaagtttgttcggctttgtacagctatgaacaaagaaagcgagaaaaacagaagggcggagaaggagaagcactatttgtgaggggtcgtcctcaaagtcaaacgaggacaaagaagggaagatccaagtcaagatccagacccagcaaagatgaatgtgccttttgtcgagaaaaagggcactggaagaaagactgtccgaagctgaagaataaggccaaacataacaatggaaaggccattatggattcaaatgtagctgattgtgatgattcagacttctcattagttacaacagagtcattaacatcatcagacatatggttgatggactcggcttgtagccatcatatgtgtcccaacagggactggtttgtggaatttcaagaaggagaatatggagtcatccacacagcggataacagccctcttacctcatatggcattggttcaatacgattaaggaaccatgatggaatgatcagaacattaacagatgttcgatttgtaccggatttgaagaagaatctcatctctgtaggagccctagaatcaaaagggttcaaaatcattgcagaaaatggagtgatgagagtatgctccggtgcactagtggtaatgaaggctaatcggaagaataataatatgtaccgctatcgtggcagtacagttattgggacagcgacagtgacatccagtgacgacaaagaggcagaagcaaccaagctatggcacatgcgcttgggacatgctggaggaaaatccttgaaaactctatcagatcaaggattgttaaaaggagtaaagacttgcaacttggagttttgtgagcattgtgtcaaagggaaacagacaagggttaaatttggtacagcgatccataatactaaaggcattttggattatgtacactctgatgtttggggtccttccaaaataccttcattgggtgggaagcactattttgtaacctttgttgatgatttttcccgaagagtatgggtgtatacaatgaagagcaaagatgaagtgttgggaatttttctcaaatggaagacgatggtggagaatcaaacaggcaagaggatcaagtgtattcgcacagacaatggaggtgaatacaaaaatgatcatttcaataaggtctgtgaaaatgatggcatcgtccgacatttcactgttagacatacaccacaacagaatggagtggcagaacgtatgaaccggacattgctggagaaggtacggtgtatgttgtccaatgttggcttgggcaaagaattttgggctgaggcaattacatatgcatgtcacctcattaatcgcttaccatctgctgtTATTGATGGCAAgaaaccatttgaaaaatggtatggaaagcctgctgtagattatgactctttgcacgtgtttggctcaactgcatattatcatgtgacagagtcaaaattggatccaagggcaaagaagactatttttatgggaattacttctggagtcaaaggatatcgcttatggtgtcctatgacaaagaaagtaatattcagcagggatgttacctttgatgaatctgttatggtaaataaggtaacagaagataccaaacaaaataaaggtgcttctaagcaggtggagtttgagggaaaatttatttttcctacacaagaagcagaggaggaaacaaatgaagattaccctctggaaggagagccagtagaggagattccaactcaggaacctcaacaacaacttgaatcaatagcaaccagcaggccaaaaagaacaataacgaaacctgttcgtctcatagagacggttgcttgtgcaacctcaattgtagctgatgatgttcctactacttataaagacgttgtccaaagttcagaagaagataagtggaggattgccatgaatgatgaaatacagtcccttcatcagaatcatacatggagattggccaatctcccgaagggaaagaaagcaattgggtgcaaatgggtatttgcaaagaaggaaggatttcctaaccaagtagatgttcgctacaaagcaagattggtggccaaaggatatgctcaaaaggagggaattgattacaatgaagtgttttctccagttgtaaaacattcctccattagaattatgttggctttggtagcacaattggatttggaactagttcagatggatgtaaaaactgcatttttacatggaaacttggaggaggaaatctacatgactcagccagaaggattcaaagttgctggaaaagaaaatatggtgtgcaaacttgaaaaatcgttgtacggattgaaacaatcttctagacaatggtacaagcgatttgacgagtttatgttgcggcaagggtacaagagaagcaaatacgatcattgtgtgtatttgcacaagcttaaagatggttcctttgtatatcttctcctatatgttgatgatatgttgatagcttccaagaattcggaagaaattgataagttgaagattcaactgaagaaggagttcgagatgaaggatttgggtgaggcaaagaaaattcttggcatggagataattagagatagacgttcaaagaaactctgtttatctcaaaaggaatatttgaagagagtacttcaaggacaatcgagacgagattggtttatttatttcagagtcgccacttgggagatttagggtgtcccaagtcaccaattttaatcccgaatcgaggaaaataatgactccatattacagtctgcgtaccagaaatccggataaggaattctgttaacccgggagaaggtgttaggcattcccgagttccgtggttctagcacggtcgctcaactgttatattcggcttgattatctgattttatacaaatatgaacttatgtgcaaattttatcttttaaccgctttattattattgtttttaaaagaaatgtgaacatcgcttaaaacacgtctttggactgcgtcacatgaaatgcacccacaatccggaacacgttttatttgatgttttgggatttggattcgggtcgcatgaaatgcacacccaggcttaagaaagtaaaatattaaacacgcgcctaaagagactatcgcgttattattttggggaagaccgtgaaattcgctaaacggtccttccgaattctaattaaaccatacattttgtgagggccccgcaatctatacgttttatttggcgaggctcgtctcatttttatttttaaaggataaacctacaatgactatattttctattaagttcgtctctaaaataaaagaaaatctcttaattatttacatgctgaaaaacgtaacttattagttattagtttacggctaatgcgaatggaaaattgcgatcgagtttgtacaaagaaaaactgctttcattttatattctgttattcaataatactagaacatgagattgaccataatatcaaaacagattaattattctccgattaatttaaactaacattatta contains:
- the LOC104212393 gene encoding rust resistance kinase Lr10-like, giving the protein MPIRYNYSHIKRMTRGFKEKLGEGGFGKVYKGKLRSGGDVAVKMLSKPKAGGGQDFMNEVATIGRIHHVNVVGLVGYCVEGTERALVYDFMPNGSLDKYIASQQGSPVLSWQRKYEIVVGVARGIEYLHRGCDIRILHFDIKPHNILLDENFIPKISDFGLAKLYPMDNSIVTLTAARGTIGYVAPELISRSIGAISYKADVYSFGMLLMEMLDMKRNVVANEENSSQYFPSWIYDKFKKGKEIVVDEEANEDEKKISRKMTIVALWCIQTNPVQRPSMSEVIEMLEGEVEVLQLPPQPLQSQPIAPLFHQMESSITFSSDSMALLENAADNPVELDIYYD
- the LOC104212392 gene encoding uncharacterized protein: MGICSSCESTSIATAKLILQDGRLQEFPYPVKASFLLQRDPTIFICNSDEMEFGDVVSAISADEELQPGQLYFALPLSNLKRRLKAEEMAALAVKASSALSNCGSEKYGSDFLVEKKGKGVNNNDSATAELRRARSTGGSGRRGKFTARLSAIPE